Proteins from a single region of Streptomyces sp. Tu 3180:
- a CDS encoding PA14 domain-containing protein has protein sequence MRIRRLRNRFALLLAAALGVAGLTATGPVATAAEDDPVEVHGLKGEYYTHSAPGAFDFHELKATAFDPHLDFDNLEPRLNVTTGRSDDVSVRWTGRIVPERTGAHTFSVIGDNGFRLWIDGRLAIDHWVDDWDREQTAEPIELVAGRAHDIKVEYFEHYGGSNLHLRWTEPGGTKEPVPQSAFRLPEGFDYDGALAATVLASGRTLKLDFPRPLAAPPAGFTDHLNAVIGGAKWPLKSAEPDPADPRALLVTLAEPVVGNRTGTARGSADVRYDGRGGLTAADGDPVDAFLSSGPNRSTHELRTGWADEVGPDNALPEYPRPQLTRDAWRNLNGRWQFAAAEEGERPPVGRTLEERILVPYPVESQLSGIQRHEDRMWYRRTFTVPRDWRIGSDRRLRLNFGAVDWRSEVYVNGTKVAAHEGGYDKFSADVTDALKPGRTQELIVGVYDPTDAANGENPPLGKQRLDPSGIWYTPSSGIWQTVWMEPVARDHVDSLKLVPDVPGERLTVEAKGVRDGVPITATAYDGRRKVAKATGRTGQPLTLRIDNPRLWSPDDPFLYRLEVTAGADRVGSYFGMRSIAVEQVDGVPRTVLNGKPVFLMATLDQGFWPDGLHTAPTDEALAYDLRKHKELGFNSVRKHIKVEPDRWFYWADRLGLMVWQDMPSMTAGVDPSPEARARYEREMKQMIDEHISSPSVVMWVTFNEGWGQYDVGRIAEQAKAWDPTRLVNNQSGLNLGADGGTGDIMDEHGYPSPALPPRPDGKRALVSGEYGGLGLAVPGHAWSVQQSYVDVDPATYTDDYLTKLDEVRALVCRGSNGAVYTQITDVEGELNGLLTYDRRVMKPDVARVKAAHEALIRDASLERPAGCPAARDAAR, from the coding sequence GTGCGCATCAGACGACTCAGAAACCGTTTCGCGCTTCTCCTGGCCGCCGCACTGGGAGTAGCCGGACTCACCGCGACCGGCCCGGTCGCGACCGCGGCGGAGGACGACCCGGTGGAGGTCCACGGGCTGAAGGGCGAGTACTACACCCACTCCGCCCCCGGCGCCTTCGACTTCCACGAGCTGAAGGCCACCGCCTTCGACCCGCACCTCGACTTCGACAACCTGGAGCCGCGCCTGAACGTCACCACCGGCCGCTCGGACGACGTCAGCGTCCGCTGGACCGGCAGGATCGTGCCGGAGAGGACCGGCGCCCACACCTTCTCGGTCATCGGCGACAACGGCTTCCGCCTGTGGATCGACGGCCGGCTCGCCATCGACCACTGGGTCGACGACTGGGACCGCGAACAGACCGCCGAACCGATCGAGCTGGTGGCCGGCCGGGCCCACGACATCAAGGTCGAGTACTTCGAGCACTACGGCGGCTCCAACCTCCACCTGCGCTGGACCGAGCCCGGCGGCACCAAGGAACCCGTACCGCAGTCGGCGTTCCGCCTCCCCGAGGGCTTCGACTACGACGGTGCCCTCGCCGCCACCGTCCTCGCCTCCGGCCGCACCCTGAAGCTCGACTTCCCCCGGCCGCTCGCCGCGCCGCCGGCCGGCTTCACCGACCACCTGAACGCGGTGATCGGCGGAGCGAAGTGGCCCCTGAAGTCGGCGGAGCCGGACCCGGCCGACCCCAGGGCGCTGCTCGTCACGCTCGCCGAGCCGGTCGTCGGCAACAGGACCGGCACCGCCCGCGGCAGCGCCGACGTCCGCTACGACGGACGGGGCGGCCTGACCGCCGCCGACGGCGACCCCGTGGACGCGTTCCTGAGCAGCGGCCCCAACCGCTCCACCCACGAGCTGCGCACCGGGTGGGCCGACGAGGTGGGCCCGGACAACGCCCTGCCCGAGTACCCGCGCCCGCAGCTCACCCGCGACGCGTGGCGCAACCTCAACGGCCGCTGGCAGTTCGCCGCCGCCGAGGAGGGCGAGCGGCCGCCCGTGGGCAGGACGCTCGAGGAGCGCATCCTCGTCCCGTACCCGGTGGAGTCCCAGCTCTCCGGGATCCAGCGGCACGAGGACCGCATGTGGTACCGCCGCACCTTCACCGTCCCGCGCGACTGGCGCATCGGCTCCGACCGGCGGCTGCGGCTGAACTTCGGCGCCGTCGACTGGCGCTCCGAGGTCTACGTCAACGGCACGAAGGTCGCCGCGCACGAGGGCGGCTACGACAAGTTCAGCGCCGACGTCACCGACGCGCTGAAACCCGGCCGCACCCAGGAGCTCATCGTCGGCGTGTACGACCCCACCGACGCCGCGAACGGCGAGAACCCGCCGCTCGGCAAGCAGCGCCTGGACCCCAGCGGCATCTGGTACACGCCCAGCTCGGGCATCTGGCAGACGGTCTGGATGGAGCCGGTCGCCCGTGACCACGTCGACTCCCTGAAGCTGGTCCCGGACGTGCCCGGCGAGCGGCTCACCGTGGAGGCGAAGGGCGTGCGCGACGGCGTGCCGATCACGGCGACCGCGTACGACGGGCGGCGCAAGGTCGCCAAGGCGACCGGCCGCACCGGGCAGCCGCTGACCCTGAGGATCGACAACCCCCGCCTGTGGTCGCCCGACGACCCGTTCCTGTACCGCCTGGAGGTCACCGCCGGCGCCGACCGCGTCGGCAGCTACTTCGGGATGCGCTCCATCGCCGTCGAGCAGGTGGACGGCGTGCCGCGCACGGTCCTCAACGGGAAGCCGGTCTTCCTGATGGCCACCCTCGACCAGGGCTTCTGGCCGGACGGCCTGCACACCGCGCCCACCGACGAGGCCCTCGCGTACGACCTGCGCAAGCACAAGGAGCTCGGCTTCAACTCGGTGCGCAAGCACATCAAGGTCGAACCGGACCGCTGGTTCTACTGGGCCGACCGGCTGGGGCTCATGGTGTGGCAGGACATGCCGTCCATGACGGCCGGGGTCGACCCGAGCCCCGAGGCCCGCGCCCGCTACGAGCGCGAGATGAAGCAGATGATCGACGAGCACATCAGCAGCCCGTCGGTCGTCATGTGGGTCACCTTCAACGAGGGCTGGGGCCAGTACGACGTCGGCCGGATCGCCGAACAGGCCAAGGCCTGGGACCCCACCCGCCTGGTCAACAACCAGTCGGGGCTCAACCTCGGGGCCGACGGAGGCACCGGCGACATCATGGACGAGCACGGCTATCCCAGCCCGGCCCTCCCGCCCCGCCCGGACGGGAAGCGGGCCCTGGTCAGCGGCGAGTACGGCGGTCTGGGCCTCGCGGTGCCCGGACACGCGTGGTCGGTGCAGCAGTCGTACGTCGACGTCGACCCGGCGACCTACACCGACGACTACCTCACCAAGCTCGACGAGGTGCGCGCGCTGGTGTGCCGGGGCAGCAACGGCGCCGTCTACACCCAGATCACGGACGTGGAGGGAGAGCTCAACGGCCTGCTCACCTACGACCGGCGCGTCATGAAGCCGGACGTGGCCCGGGTGAAGGCCGCGCACGAGGCCCTGATCCGGGACGCCTCCCTGGAGCGGCCCGCGGGCTGCCCGGCGGCACGGGACGCCGCCCGGTGA
- the glgC gene encoding glucose-1-phosphate adenylyltransferase: MRRGGPSVLGIVLAGGEGKRLMPLTADRAKPAVTFGGTYRLVDFVLSNLVNGDILRICVLTQYKSHSLDRHITTTWRMSSLLGNYVTPVPAQQRLGPRWYLGSADAILQSLNLIHDEQPEYVAVFGADHVYRMDPRQMLAQHVESGAGVTVAGIRVPRSESSAFGVITPGSDGRTVEGFLEKPTDPPGLADDPECVFASMGNYLFTTKTLVEALQRDAEDENSVHDMGGSILPQLTERGEAHLYDFSSNHVPGETSRDQGYWRDVGTLDAYYDAHMDLIAERPAFNLYNRQWPIYTHSGQLSPARFNAGGMASESIISAGCLIRGQVTRSVLSPGVVVDPGAVVQGSVLHDNVHVGRGAVVRGAVLDKNVEVPPGATIGVNPERDAQLYTVSRGGVIALGKGQRVP, encoded by the coding sequence ATGCGTCGTGGGGGTCCTTCGGTCCTGGGAATCGTGCTGGCGGGTGGCGAGGGCAAGCGCCTGATGCCCCTCACGGCGGACCGCGCCAAACCGGCGGTCACCTTCGGCGGCACGTACCGCCTGGTGGACTTCGTCCTGTCCAACCTCGTCAACGGCGACATCCTGCGCATCTGCGTGCTCACGCAGTACAAGTCGCACTCGCTGGACCGGCACATCACCACCACCTGGCGGATGTCCAGCCTGCTCGGCAACTACGTCACGCCGGTCCCCGCCCAGCAGCGCCTCGGCCCGCGCTGGTACCTGGGCAGCGCCGACGCCATCCTGCAGTCGCTGAACCTGATCCACGACGAACAGCCGGAGTACGTGGCGGTGTTCGGCGCCGACCACGTGTACCGCATGGACCCGCGCCAGATGCTCGCCCAGCACGTCGAGAGCGGCGCCGGGGTCACGGTGGCCGGGATCCGGGTGCCGCGCTCGGAGTCCTCCGCCTTCGGGGTGATCACCCCGGGGTCGGACGGCCGGACCGTGGAGGGCTTCCTGGAGAAGCCCACCGACCCGCCCGGACTCGCCGACGACCCCGAGTGCGTGTTCGCCTCCATGGGCAACTACCTCTTCACCACCAAGACCCTGGTCGAGGCGCTCCAGCGGGACGCCGAGGACGAGAACTCGGTGCACGACATGGGCGGTTCGATCCTGCCCCAGCTCACCGAGCGGGGCGAGGCCCACCTGTACGACTTCAGCTCCAACCACGTGCCCGGCGAGACCAGCCGGGACCAGGGCTACTGGCGGGACGTCGGCACCCTGGACGCGTACTACGACGCGCACATGGACCTGATCGCCGAGCGCCCCGCCTTCAACCTGTACAACCGCCAGTGGCCCATCTACACCCACTCCGGCCAGCTCTCGCCCGCCCGCTTCAACGCCGGCGGCATGGCGAGCGAGTCCATCATCAGCGCGGGCTGCCTGATCCGGGGCCAGGTCACCCGGTCCGTGCTGTCCCCGGGCGTGGTGGTCGATCCCGGGGCCGTGGTGCAGGGCTCGGTGCTGCACGACAACGTCCACGTCGGACGGGGCGCGGTGGTGCGCGGCGCCGTCCTCGACAAGAACGTCGAGGTGCCGCCGGGCGCGACGATCGGCGTCAACCCGGAGCGGGACGCGCAGCTGTACACGGTGTCCCGGGGTGGGGTGATCGCCCTCGGGAAGGGACAGCGGGTGCCGTAG